The Spirochaetales bacterium DNA segment ATAAAACCATGCCTTAATCTTGCCCGACCATCGGGAACCGAACATAATGCCTCTTTTTGCGATAAAAAGTCTGATAAAGGAAACGGTGATGTCCCTGTAGACGAGGACAAGCAGAATCCAGACGGGCATAAATCCCATTCCGGTAAAACAGATGAAATAGGTAAGCCTGCTGAATGAATCCGCAAACGGATCGAGCACTTTCCCCAGTTCGCTTTCTTCGTTTCGCCTCCGGGCAAGTATACCGTCAAATAGGTCGGATAGTTCAATAGCGATGAAAAGTATCCAGAGAATGATAAAGAGGAACCATGTCGCAGCGGAGCACACATCGATAACAAAAAACAGGATAAAAAAAACAGGTGAGAGAATGATCCGCAGTATTGTTACTTTATTTGCCTGAGTCATGAAATTATAGACGATACCCGCCCGGTATTGAAGAATGATCTGCATCAGGGTGTCTATTTTTCTTTTTCATTTTCGTCCTTTTCTTTGTCCCTTCCGGTATCGAATCCTTTCATCATGTTGTCAAAAAAATCACCGATATCCTCGACCGCCTTATTTACTCCCTTGATGATATTATCAACCGGCTCGGAAAGAACGCTCGCAAGGGGGTCTTTCGATCTTTTCATATCTTCTGTGTATTGTTCGGCCGCCTTTCTCAATCGATTGACGACATCCTCCTTGTTTTCATCTTCTCTCCTGATGTATTCCCCGCCGAGTGTTTTTTCATAATCGCCGCGATCGATCCATGTTTTTAATTCGGTAAGCCGTAATACGGGAAACGGATGTGTCTGCCTGAGAAGGACCAGTATTTTAAAGACGCTGTCGATGATATCACCCCCTTCGTCATACTCCTGTGCCTGTTTGAAAAACTCGTCAATATTCATTTGTTCGACCTTGGTCCCCCCGGCCAGTTTCATAAGCAGCGTATAGGATACATTGGGGTCCTGCACGGCAAGGAGTCCCGCCCTGTCCGCACTCAATTCACTTTTCCTGAACCATTCATACAGGGCGGCGATAATCGCCTCGATGACCATCCGTGAAATCGGCAGCTGGAGAAGGTAGAGGGAAAGGTTGATAAGCAATATAAGAAGAGTTCTGTAGAGGGCGTGACCGCTTATGCAGTGACCGACCTCATGCCCCAGAATGGCCACGGCCTCTTCGTCCGTGAGTTTTTCGACGATTGAAGAGTTGAGAATAATAAATGGTTTTTCATAACCGAGTGCACCTGCGTTCATGAAAGGGTTCTCGGCAACATAGAGTTCGGGAAGATATGGGGTATCGAGTGTGGTGCACACCTCCTGTAAAAGCGTATGGTAGCGGGGAAATTGATATGCGTTCACCCGGACAGCCGAACCCAGAGCGATGAGACGGAAGGCCTTGTCGCTGACGATTCCCAGTAATTTCTGTAATAAAATATCGAGCGCGGGAATCTGTTGCAGCGATGCGAGGGTCGCCCTGTCTGCGGGATGTTCCCATGCGAACGGACTGATATTCGTTAATATCACTTTTTTCTTTTTGCCCATATTCCCTCCTCCTGTCGTCTGTTCATGATTGATATTATCACTATATCGCTCTTTATTGTACAATGTCAAGGTATGGCGTTTCCACCGGTTTGGGTGTGTTTTTCAGGGTTAAACTGTGTTTATACGAATTTATTTTTCTCCAATAAAAGTTGACCAGAAGAAATTTTTATTATAGATTTTTAACTAGTGTCAATGGAAAGGGTAAATCTATTAATAGTCGACGACGAGAGTGAATATCTCGACCAGATGGTCGAAATCCTCAGGGAAGAAGGATATTCCATTTTTACGGCCCCTTCCGGGGACGGCGCTCTTGCCGTTATGCAAAAGGAAAATATCGATATCGTTCTCCTCGATATCCTGATGGGCGGGATGACCGGATACGAGGTCTGCAAGGAAATCAGAAAGCGTTATAATACGAAACCAATGCAAATCGTACTCATTACCGGTCTGACGGAGGATCACTATCTCGAACAGGCGATCGAGGTCGGGGGAGATGATTTCATTCATAAACCCATAACGCCGATCGAACTCCAGCGTCGAATAAAGGCGGCAGTGATCAGGTTACGAAGCCAAAAGAAATTATTCAGCGAGCGCGAACATCTCAAAGAAACGGTTATTGAAAAGGAAAAATTTTCCAATAAAGTACTCGATCAGCATAAAACACTGAAAAAGGAATATGAAACGATCAAGAAAATGAATGTCGAACTCACGACGTCGAACAAGGAATTGAAAATAATCGCCCGCTTCGACATGCTTTCCGGTCTTCTTAACAGGATGAGTCTATTCGATCAGATCGACAAAGAGATAGAACGTTCGGTACGTTCGGGTACGACATTGACCGGTATTATGCTGGATATCGATCATTTCAAGAATATCAATGACAATTTCGGTCATCAGGTTGGCGATATGGTCATCAAAGCCCTCGGCGATATGCTCAGGAAATCACTCAGAAAGTATGATTATGCGGGCAGATACGGGGGGGAGGAGTTCTATATGGTACTCACCTCGGCCAATCTTCAACAGGGGTTTATCATCGGCGAGCGCTTCAGGAGGGAAATGGAAGAAAATCCGATTAATTGTGCGGGGAAAGAGGTTCATGTCACGGTCTCCATGGGAATCGCACAGTATCGTACCGGTGAATCGCGTGATTCCTGGATTCAGCGTGCGGACAAGGCCATGTACAAGGCCAAAAAACTCGGAAGAAACAGGATTGTCCTCGAGTAGGAATAGCCCGTCGAGAAACTGTTACGCCGGGCTGTGATATACGTCAATAAGCCGCAAAACTCGAGCGTCCCTGACTTCCTCGCGCCGCCGGTGTTATCGCTTTCACAAGCGTTGAAAAATTGAACGCGCATGAGGATGCGCACCCATATATCATCTGAATTGCTTTTTTATAAACCGGTCAAACTCGGCGGAAAAACAGGCAAGCGAATCATCTTCGTTTCTTACAATATATCCCTTTCGTTCCAGTGCCTCGGCGGGAGGAGAAGCCCCGTCAGGTTGTTTTCCCCCTGCTATCCTGCCGAATATGTCCCGTTCATCATCCGATAACATTTCGAACACATATTCAAAATGCGGTGTTGCCTCTTCCCTGAACATATCGGTGACATCCCTGGGGGTGGTTTTCCTTACAAAATTTTCGGCGTCACATCCTTCACAATCAAGATATTCGAACCAGGCCGAACAGGCCATCTGGAGGAAGAAAGGGTACGTTCCTCCCAGTTCGAGTATCTTGTCGCAGACAGGGGCAAGTGGAATCCCCCACTGTTCCGAGGGTTTTTCTATCAATTCACGGGCTTCGTTCGTCGTAAAAAGACCGATGTGATGGACCGCGAATATATTGAAAAAGGGAGAATCCGATATCTGGTGCGATACGCACATGTCTTTTAAATTCTTCCCGGAAGCGGTGACAAAGGCCAGGGCGTAATTGTTGGCAAGGGATCGAAAGAATGAATAGAATGCCGGGCCGATATGTTCGTTTTTTGTCACGGATTCAAACTCATCCAGAAAAAGTATAAACTTATACCCGCTTTCCGTTATCTGTTCACAGAGAAAGCGTAACCCGTCAAAGTCTTCCTTGCATACTATCTCTATCTCTTTTCCCATCTGTTTTTTCAAGGCGGAAAAAATCATTGTAATGACCTGGGTTTCGTCCGTTGCGCGCATTTGTTGAAAATCAATGAAGAGAAAAAGGTATTGCTGCGCCTCCTCCATTCCGGACAGCCTTGTTTGAGGAAAGTTGAGATAATTGAGGAGCGATGATTTTCCGATCCGCCTTTCGCCGACAAGCGAGACGGACTGCGGACTTTCTGAGGAAATGCGCCTCAGGATTCTTTTAACCACCGATTTCCTTCCGAAAAACATATCAGGGTGGGGGATCATCACACGGTTGAGATAGGGGTTGCCTTTTGTCATCAGAGGTCTGATCTCTTTCTGTTTTTCCTGCAGATCGACGGGCTTCCTTATGACGACTTTCTGCTTCAGCGGAACGGCTTTTTTTACAGCCTGGGCTGGTTGCATGCGGCTGTTCCATGATTTCCTTATATCTTCTTCCGGCCTGTTGTCCCAGTTCACGACATAGAAATCGATCTGCTTCGTCTTTCCTTTTACGAAATCCTTACCCAGAAAAACGAGGGGGAAATCCTGATCCGCTATTTTTTCCTTTAGTGATCCGGAGATGAGGATTTCGGCGGCTCCGGCACGGGCTTCGACCCTGGCGGATGTATTGACCATATCACCGAAGAGATCCCTGTCGTCGACGACCGCCTCTCCAAAATGAAGCCCCATCCGGACCTGTATCCTCTGATTTTCGTGCTTTGTGGCATTATGTGAGGCGAGGGCGGTCTGCATCTCGATCGCGGATCTGATGCTTTTAACTGGGTCTTCGAAGCTTGCCATAATCGAGTCGCCGATCGTCTTGATGATTTTGCCGCCATACTTCTCGATGATGGGGAAAAGGAGATCGTTATGGGTCTGAATCATCTGCCTTCCCGCGATATCGCCCATTCGTTCGAAATAATGGGTTGAACCCACGATATCGGTAAAGAGAAGGGTAATCGGTTTGGTGTATTCCTT contains these protein-coding regions:
- the pgsA gene encoding CDP-diacylglycerol--glycerol-3-phosphate 3-phosphatidyltransferase, which gives rise to MQIILQYRAGIVYNFMTQANKVTILRIILSPVFFILFFVIDVCSAATWFLFIILWILFIAIELSDLFDGILARRRNEESELGKVLDPFADSFSRLTYFICFTGMGFMPVWILLVLVYRDITVSFIRLFIAKRGIMFGSRWSGKIKAWFYACAGITGMIYFSLRKLLMFPQINDIVTCVKEIVFILCAVIAVISVIDYSSVFWQHIDKKIK
- a CDS encoding M48 family metallopeptidase → MGKKKKVILTNISPFAWEHPADRATLASLQQIPALDILLQKLLGIVSDKAFRLIALGSAVRVNAYQFPRYHTLLQEVCTTLDTPYLPELYVAENPFMNAGALGYEKPFIILNSSIVEKLTDEEAVAILGHEVGHCISGHALYRTLLILLINLSLYLLQLPISRMVIEAIIAALYEWFRKSELSADRAGLLAVQDPNVSYTLLMKLAGGTKVEQMNIDEFFKQAQEYDEGGDIIDSVFKILVLLRQTHPFPVLRLTELKTWIDRGDYEKTLGGEYIRREDENKEDVVNRLRKAAEQYTEDMKRSKDPLASVLSEPVDNIIKGVNKAVEDIGDFFDNMMKGFDTGRDKEKDENEKEK
- a CDS encoding diguanylate cyclase, which gives rise to MERVNLLIVDDESEYLDQMVEILREEGYSIFTAPSGDGALAVMQKENIDIVLLDILMGGMTGYEVCKEIRKRYNTKPMQIVLITGLTEDHYLEQAIEVGGDDFIHKPITPIELQRRIKAAVIRLRSQKKLFSEREHLKETVIEKEKFSNKVLDQHKTLKKEYETIKKMNVELTTSNKELKIIARFDMLSGLLNRMSLFDQIDKEIERSVRSGTTLTGIMLDIDHFKNINDNFGHQVGDMVIKALGDMLRKSLRKYDYAGRYGGEEFYMVLTSANLQQGFIIGERFRREMEENPINCAGKEVHVTVSMGIAQYRTGESRDSWIQRADKAMYKAKKLGRNRIVLE